One genomic region from Quercus robur chromosome 4, dhQueRobu3.1, whole genome shotgun sequence encodes:
- the LOC126723963 gene encoding anthocyanin 5-aromatic acyltransferase-like translates to MSPPPLNLAPPISLPLTFLDIPWLFFSPSQPLFFYDYPYTTSHFTSTTLPNLKNSLSLTLQHFYPLAGNLTMSPFEPCKPEIIYSQGDSVSLTIAESNGHFNHLCSNYPRDVNEFHSLVPQLDDKQVLIPLLAIQATVFPKAGICIGLAYQHVVADGRIFNNFMKTWASFCSFGDSFSMKSLPSYDRKVIVDALGLEDIFLKEWRRRKSLKDIAIGSEANVDLSNMVRATFVVGLSDMNRIKSWIIAKCNEENKSLPVHLSAYVLTCAFIWICLVKAQENVNEKCCGEDPNYFGFIAGGITRLDFPVPASYFGNCVGFGRSMVIRKELMAEDGVVVVARAIGSTVKTLDKAIFGDAKQWILDWKVLFGSDLNVMVAGSPKLDLYETDFGWGRAKKIEEISIDCMRAISLTESRDVEGGIEVGLALPKTKMDAFTTFFTQRSQGFSMIYLFLSNP, encoded by the coding sequence ATGTCTCCCCCCCCACTcaatttagctccaccaatCTCACTCCCTCTAACATTCTTAGACATACCATGGCTATTTTTCTCTCCAAGCCAACCATTGTTTTTCTATGATTATCCCTACACCACTTCTCATTTCACATCCACAACCCTCCCAAACCTCAAGAACTCCCTTTCCCTCACTCTTCAACATTTCTATCCCTTAGCTGGGAACCTCACAATGTCACCCTTTGAACCATGCAAGCCAGAGATTATATATAGCCAAGGTGACTCGGTTTCATTAACTATTGCTGAGTCAAATGGGCATTTTAACCATCTCTGTAGCAATTATCCAAGAGACGTGAATGAGTTTCACTCACTTGTGCCTCAACTAGATGATAAGCAAGTGCTTATTCCTTTGCTAGCTATTCAAGCTACAGTTTTTCCAAAGGCTGGCATCTGTATAGGACTTGCTTACCAACATGTTGTAGCTGATGGAAGGATTTTCAACAACTTCATGAAGACTTGGGCCTCATTTTGTAGCTTTGGTGACTCTTTCTCTATGAAATCATTACCTAGTTATGATAGGAAGGTCATTGTGGATGCACTTGGGCTagaggatattttcttgaaggAGTGGCGGAGAAGAAAATCTTTAAAAGATATTGCTATAGGAAGTGAAGCTAATGTAGATTTGTCCAACATGGTGAGAGCAACATTTGTGGTGGGCTTGAGTGACATGAATAGGATCAAATCATGGATTATTGCTAAATGCAATGAGGAAAATAAGTCACTCCCGGTTCATTTATCAGCCTATGTCCTAACATGtgcatttatatggatttgTTTGGTTAAGGCCCAAGAGAATGTCAATGAGAAATGTTGTGGGGAGGATCCAAATTACTTCGGGTTCATTGCGGGAGGTATTACCCGTTTGGACTTTCCAGTACCTGCTTcatattttggtaattgtgtTGGTTTTGGTCGATCGATGGTGATTAGGAAGGAGCTAATGGCAGAAGATGGGGTTGTTGTCGTGGCAAGAGCTATTGGAAGCACTGTGAAGACTTTGGATAAGGCAATTTTTGGAGATGCAAAGCAGTGGATCTTGGATTGGAAGGTGTTATTCGGGTCGGATCTCAATGTTATGGTTGCCGGGTCACCAAAATTGGATCTTTATGAAACGGATTTTGGGTGGGGAAGAGCCAAGAAGATAGAGGAGATTTCAATTGATTGCATGAGAGCTATTTCACTCACTGAGAGTAGGGATGTGGAGGGTGGCATTGAGGTAGGCCTAGCTCTACCCAAAACTAAAATGGATGCTTTCACCACTTTCTTCACCCAAAGGTCTCAGGGCTTTTCCAtgatttatctatttttaagcAACCCATGA